AAAATTGCCGCACTCAGCTTGATCCACTTCTTCAAGTTCTCCACACCTTCCGTTTTAAAAAACAGGGACCGTCCGGTTTAAAAACCGCCCCTAGATCCTGTATTCTAACTAATCGGCACTCGAGAGTTATCATTTGTCCCTATATGCTTAGTTATTACTCCTCATAAACCTCATAATATTCGTTCATATCCTCAGGTTTACTTATTTGAAAGCTATCGTTTACAACTACAGCTCCATATGCTCCCTTTAAATTAGACCATGGAGTATTGTTCACATTGGAGGTCCTTATATACTCGTCACTATTCAAGGAATCTTCTACAAACCCAACTGAGAGTGTATAAAAATCAGTGTTTAGGCTTTTTAACTTTTGATATAAAATTATATAGTCCTTCATTGTAGGCCTTCATATCTGGTTGGCCAGAGGTTTTTATGGCAGCAACCAATACAACCTCAACTTCCTTATTTAAATTCTGTATGTAATCATATATGGAAGTATCAATCATACTCTCATCGTATTTACTCTCTGCTATACGCAGATAGAACTTAAAGTCGCCAACATCAGGAATTTGTTTTTTCACTTCCTGTTCCATAGTCTTTCCAAGCTCTTCTCCCCATCTGGCCAGTATATAGGTATCGTATATTTCCCCTTCTCTGTTCTGGCTTTCACCCGCTACAAATATTTGCTCAGGCTTTCCTACGGGGTAGGCAAATATTTGGTCTTTCCCAGAAAGTGAAGGGAATAATGCACTAGCCTTATCAACACCCTCTACTTTAAACTTCTCACCGTATTTATTTTCCAAATGCTTGATAACCTTACTCCCGGAACTCATGCATCCCGCTCCAACAAAACTACAATTAATATTGTCGCAGTCAACATGATCCACTTCTTCAAATTTTCCACACCCTTCGCTTAAAAACAGTGACGGATCCTCCGGTTTTGAAAAACGGCCACTAAGGTTATATGTTCAATTCTGCGAGACGTACATAAGTCCCTACGTCACACTTTATAAGACACAAGAACCGACCCAATGTCGCTCACTTTTTAACAACTTTATAGTAGTTTTCTACATCATCAGGATTATTCAACTTTGACGCCCGATTATAAAGCACTGAGAACCCATACAGATTACCTCCATAATTTTCCCAAGGAAGGTTGTTAACATTAGAAGTCCTGATATAGTCAGTAACATCTTCTTTTTCATCTACAAATCCAGCTAACAGCGTATAATCTTCAGCTCCGATTTCACCAATTTGTTGGTAAAGATTAAATAAACCCTCTTTATATCTGTCTAAATTCGGGGTATCTTGAGTTTTAACAGCTAGGTTAAGAACAACCTCAGCGTCAGTGTTTACATTTTGAAAATAATCATAAATTGACATTTCCTTCATGCTTTCATCATATTTACTATCCGCAATCCGGAGGTAAATTTTAAACTCACTATCACCGGGAATGTGTTCTTTTATTTTTTGTTCGAATGCCCTCTCCAGCTCTTCACCCCATCTAGCTAGAACATATGTGTCATATATCTTCCCTTCAGTATTCTGGCTTTCACCAGCTACAAATATTTGCTCAGGTTTTCCTTCGGGGTAGGCAAATATTTGGTCTTTCCCAGAAAGTGAAGGGAATAATGCACTAGCCTTATCAACACCCTCTACTTTAAACTTCTCACCGTATTTATTTTCCAAATGCTTGATAACCTTACTCTCGGAACTCATGCATCCCGCTCCAAACAAAACTACAATTAATATTGTCGCAGTCAACATGATCCACTTCTTCAAATTTTCCACACCTTCCGTTTAAAAACGGGAATGGTTTACCATTCTTTGAAAACCGCTCCCATGGTCTTATGTTAATTTCAAGTGAGACGCGAGAACCGCTTTGAATCAGTCTGCAGCTTGGCATCCAACTCTTTATCTGTCGGCAAATCGTAATATGAAAGCATTAATAAAACATTCTTTTCCTCTTCAGTCAGATTATTAATGGACATAAAATCACCCTTCAGACTTATCGTAGTGTTGGGCTATTTCATCTGGAGAATTGATTCCAGTTAAATTGTCTACCATTATAGTGCCGTAGACATTTGCCTTCAGGTTAGACCATGGAATATTGTTAATATTTGAGGTCCTAATGTAATCTGATATATCCTCAGATTCGTCCACAAACCCTACTGACACTCCATAAAATTTCGTATTTTCTTTTTTCAGGGTCTCCAGAAGATTATAAACAGGTTCTGCATACTTAGAGATATCCGGCTCTCCATCTGTTTTAATCGCGATTTTAACAGTAACATCAACTTCTTTATTCTCTGTGACATACTGTGAAAAAGGAATGTCAATCATGCTTGGATCATATTTATCTCCCTGGGCTAAGAGCAAGGTTTTATATTCAACCTCTTGGCCAAAATCACTTTTTATCTGGTCACTATACTTAGCATCCAACTCTTTTGACCACTTGGATAGGACATAGGTATCGTAAAACACCCCTGCCTCATTTCTGCTTTCACCCGCAATGAATACTAATTCAGGCTTACCCTCAGGATGGGCAATTACTTTGTCTTTTCCGTACATTTCCGGAAAAATGTCACTGCCCTCTTTGGTACTTTCTACTTCAAACTCTTCTGCGTAAACCTTCTCTAAATGATCTACTACCTTACTCTCAGAACTCATACACCCCGCACCTCCCATGATCACGAATAAAATTGCCGCAGTCAGCTTGATCCACTTCTTCAAGTTCTCCACACCTTCCGTTTTGAAAAACGGGAACGGTCCTCGGTTTTGAAAACCGTCCCCATGGTTATGTTCTTTTTCATGTGAGTTACAATAACCTTCCCTATGTCCACCATATCCCTAAATCAACATCAACTTCGCCCCGTTCATCAACCCAACTTCTTCGACAGTCTGGTTGATGTTCAGGATGGTGCCGGTTTTGCGGTCACAGAGGATGGTGTCGTGTGTTGCTGAGAAGTATCCTTGTGACAGTTCGGTCATGGTGCCGGCGAGCAGGTAGACGACTTCGTGCAGTTTGCTTTCGAGCGGCAGGAAGACGTCGTATGATTTTTCAGAGGCGGGGATGAAGACCTCTACTAGCACCTTATCCATGGTACGCTACCTCCTCTTGCATGCTTTCTACTGAGGATAACAGCTTCACGAGTGTTGGTTTTCCTTTTTTGACGACATAGCCGAAGCCTGGCGGGATTTCCTGGTACATATCGTTTGTTACCTTGCCGAGCTTCATGACATACTGATCTGTTATGCCATTGCCTGACCAGATGAAATCGCTAAGCGATACGTGCTGTTTGAACCAGGCTTCAAAGGAAATCGAGCTCAGCTTATCGGCACTGTCGGAAATGATCAGATTCACGTTGAGGCCATTGCCTTTTTCAAGGAAGACCTTGAGTTTATCCTGTCCGTCCGGTGACAGATACATCATCAGATCAGTGAAGGAATCGATGATACAGGTGATGTTTCCGAACACTGGCGGCTGTTCACCTGCCTCGATGGCATCCTTCGTCGTATTGTTGCGGTGCACGAGCGTGTTGAACAGGTAGACGATGATATCTTCAAGTTGTGACGCCTCGGAAATGTACTTATAATCCTGCGTGCGGCCCGCCTTGATGTGCTCATTAGGGTCGATGACAATCAGCTCCCTGCCTTCAGATGCATTGAAAACTTCAGCAGCACCCTGCATGAAATCCGAACATTGATCATTCTGCGCGGCAGTCACCACATTCACATAGTTGCCAAGGAAATCGAAGTAGGCAGTCTTCAAGGAATTTTTCTCGATTCCGACCGGCACTTTATTGCTGCTCATATTCCTTGCTTCATCACGCAAGTAGTCAAGATCCACTTTTTCAGGAAGAATCGGCACTCGCGTTGCGGCCGGCTGCGTCCATGTATCTCGCTGGCCTATGCAATAATCGGTGATGAAACTGTACATATTGTCAATATCGCTTGTGATATGAGCCGTCTGGAATTCATATGTCGTATCACTCTTAAAAATGCCGCGCCCCTTCGATTTGGATGGATACACTCCGTCTGTATTGCCCAATACGCCCGAGTATTCACTCTGGTCATTCAGCTGGAGCACATACATCTGCTTGAAGTTCTGCAGCAGCCTATAGCGTATCGCCCCCGTATTGATTGCGGTGACGATGAAATAAATGCCATACTTCAGGCCTTCACGCGTCAAGAACGAAATGCCTTCCTCCAGCTCCTCGAACATTTCGGAGAACGCCGCGTAATTGTGGATCGCCACAACAATCGATGGCAGGCTCTCACCCGACATCTCGTTGTAGGTGATAAAATCGCCGCCGTAATTCGAAAGCAGCTTCTTCCTCCGCTCAATCTCACCTGTCAGCATCTTAAACAGATTGTGGATCTTCTCGCTTTCATGCGACAGCATGACATCGCCGACATGCGGTGCTTCACGGAACCAGGCAAGCGTTTCGGAACCGAAGTCAAGAAGGTAAAAATTCACTTCGTTCGGCGTGTGTTCTTCCATTAGTGAGTACAGCATCGTTGTCAGGAATGTTGTCTTTCCGCTGCCGGCTATGCCGTAGATCACAGCGTTTCCGTCCTGAGTGATTGGCATGCGCATGACCATTTGCCTCTGGTTCGCCGGATCATCGTATTCACCGATAATCGGGTTCAACGCAAAACCTTGCTGGATAACGTCATACTTCTTCTTCAATTTATCAACGTAGATGAGTTCAGGAATCGGCTCAAGCCACAGCTGGCGGACCTTGATGTTCTCCTGCTCTGCCATTCTCGCCAGGTATTCCGTAATTTCATCGATTTGCTTCGGCGGATTCTTCACCTTGGATTTACGCTTATCGATTCGGGCATTTTTAATGACGCGGCCGAGATCATCGATCACTACGACACTGTCATCTTTATGCTTTTCGACTCTGTCGGATGGATAATAAGGTGCGCCAGCCCATGCCGATTGCCCAAGTTCGAATAATTCATTGAAGCCGACCTGGAGATAGAAGCGTCCAGTTTGCTTAAGTTCCGCAGCATCAGGGCGTTTGATGACTTCCATACTGTCTGCTTTTTCTTGCACCTTTAAGCTAATACGGAATTTACTGTTGCTCCAGATCTGGTCGTCGACGACACCTGATGGCTTCTGTGTCGCCAGGATCAGGTGGACTCCAAGGCTTCGGCCAATACGCGCGGCACTGACAAGCTGCTCCATGAACTCAGGCTGCTGCGCCTTCAATTCGGCAAACTCGTCGGAAATAATGAACAAATGCTGGAGCGGCTCTTTTACCCTGCCTTCGCGATATAACTTCTGATATTTATAAATATCAATATTACTCTGGTCAACGACCCGGCTTGTTTCGCTAAAAATGGCCTGCCGGCGCTTCAGCTCACTCTGGATCGAGATTAATGAACGGTTGACCGCGGCTCCATCGAGGTTCGTGATCGTCCCAGCCAGATGCGGCAGGTCTTCGAAAGCATTCGCCATGCCACCTCCTTTATAGTCAATCAGGATGAACGCAATTTCGTCCGGATGATAATTGACCGCAAGCGACAAAATGAACGTCATGATGAATTCACTTTTACCCGAACCGGTCATCCCGGCAATCAATCCGTGCGGACCATGGTACTTTTCATGCAGATCGATCATGAATGGATCGCCCTGCGTATCGACACCGATTTGCGTCTGGATCGTATGAACGGGATTGTTTTCCTTCCACTTGGTCAGTGCATTCAGATGTTCAATCTTACCCACGCCAAACATTTCCAGGAATGTCAGCATATCAGGCAGGGTATAGGCTTTCTGTGAGGTATTGAGCTGGATATTGGCCAATTTCACCGCCAGCTCTTCCGCATCCTCCTCCAGATAGCTGTCTGCGTTGAAACCTACATATTTCCCGGAAATATCGTCCTTGTCATAGATTTTCGAAAAACTCTTGTCGAGTTCAATGACATTCGTACATTCCTTTGGAAGGTTTTTCAGCTCGTCATAGAGAGTGACCAGGCTGAATCTGATATTCTTCTTTTCTTTTAAAATCTGATTGATCATCTCGGCCTTTGAAGCGAGGCTCTTGCTCATCGAGAACACGACATAATGCTGTTCGATTTCCGCAAGGTCTTCCTCATCAAGCGCCTGCCGTGCACTGACTTCTTTTTCAAAATAAGCTGAAAGCTCTTTGATTTCATTGGCATCTGTGGCGACGAAGCGGATTGCCTTGCCATCATCCCAGACATGCGGCAGCCATTTCACGAAATTCCATGTATCATGCTCATGTTCATCGTAAATGAACACTAGCTTTAACTCGTCATAGCTATGCAATGATGTCAGCTGGAATATCAGACCCTGGACAAATTTCTTCACTTCTTCCCTTCTGCCAATGATTCCGCTGATCCGTTCCTCCGTCAGGTCGACAGTGACCGGCACATCCTTCAATATCTGCGGCTTCTCTACGATCTGATAAAGCTCATCCTGAAGATTGTCATCCTCAAGCATAAAGCGTTTTTCAGGATACTTGATTTCCGCGTTCAGCGGCAGGTCTCCAATACCCAGGCGTACTTTAAGGAAATCATTCTGCCCGATGCCGCGCTCCCAGAGATTGCGCTGGCGACGCTTGATTCTTGTCAGGCAGTTTTCAAGGGTAACGTGGTTTTCAAACAGGATCTCGCTCTGGTGCTTGCACTCATCCTCAATTACTTGCTTCATTTCCGCCAGGTATTTCGAATATTTTTCCTGGCGGATGCCCTCAAGCTTGATGCGGCGCTTTTTTTCATATTTCTTTGTTAAAATCGGCCAGAGTACGGTTCCGATCATCATGCTGATTGACATCACAAGCGTTGGCATCGCCCTCATGATATCCCCGTCAGTGCTCATTACGTTTTGCAATACTAAAAGGCCTGTGAACAGGGAAGCCATCCCCATCGTGATTGATGGTCCCAACAGAAGCATCAGCGGTGTTTCATCAATATTTGGCTGCGGCGGCGGCGGATCGATTTTAATGGTTGTTTCTTCAATATCACGCTTGAAGCGCGGCGAACGGTAAAAAAGTTGATCATTTTCTTCTTCAATATGTATTTCATCTAGGTTGAGTTCTTTTTCGACCACAGGTTTTTCTGCAATGAATGAATTGAATGCGTTCCGGTCGAGGAATACCGACTTATGCGGATTGTTCAGCGACAATAGACGGCCGTTGAAAATAATTTTAAGACCCATGATGAAAATGACGTCACCAACAGCCAGTTCCTTTTCCCTGATTCTTTCTCCATTGACATATGTACCGTTGGAACTGTTGAAATCCTTGATGACAGCCTTGCCATTGCTGCTGTACTCGATGACGCAGTGGGAACTCGATACCAGTTTGTTCGAAAAACAAATCTGGCTTTCCTGCGAACGGCCGATTTTAATGGAATTGGTGGTTGCAATATGTTTAGTGAATTCATTACGGTCTGCTGTTTGCGGCTCGACATAGACTAAAGCGGATTGATGATCGCTGCGGTGAATGCTATATGTTTTGAATGGTTCAATGAGGACCTTTGATTGTATTTCGTTGGCGTTATCCTTTAAATATGCATTTTTATTGGATTTCAGGTACCACTGGCCTTCTACCGCTTCAACTGCCAGCATATCGACCGGGTTGTTTTCTTCATCTTCCGTATTCAGTATGTACCTTCCTGTGACTCGTTCAGGCAAAACGAGATCGAATACCCGATTCCGGTCAAAAAGTGTGAGAATCAACTCAATTCCTCCCCAGCCCTAGATATCTGTATTTCTATAGTATGTAAAGTGAAAACTTTATATTTTTTACCATTTTATCTCAAAAAGTGTAATTTTACATCAACCCTTAGGTGCATCTCTAAATATATAAATATCTTACAATATTAGGAATTATATTCAACTAATTACCCCCTTAACTGGAAAAATAGGGATTTTAGTCCTATTATCACTTTTAGTTAGTAAGGATATTATGGTGTTAATGTACGAAGTCACTAACTTACATACAGAAAACTAGTTCTTTTTACCCCAACAAAATCCATCTCAAACCAATTACATCTAAAATATTCCAATATTTTTTACAAATTTTTG
The window above is part of the Mesobacillus jeotgali genome. Proteins encoded here:
- a CDS encoding methyltransferase; amino-acid sequence: MDKVLVEVFIPASEKSYDVFLPLESKLHEVVYLLAGTMTELSQGYFSATHDTILCDRKTGTILNINQTVEEVGLMNGAKLMLI
- the essC gene encoding type VII secretion protein EssC; the encoded protein is MILTLFDRNRVFDLVLPERVTGRYILNTEDEENNPVDMLAVEAVEGQWYLKSNKNAYLKDNANEIQSKVLIEPFKTYSIHRSDHQSALVYVEPQTADRNEFTKHIATTNSIKIGRSQESQICFSNKLVSSSHCVIEYSSNGKAVIKDFNSSNGTYVNGERIREKELAVGDVIFIMGLKIIFNGRLLSLNNPHKSVFLDRNAFNSFIAEKPVVEKELNLDEIHIEEENDQLFYRSPRFKRDIEETTIKIDPPPPQPNIDETPLMLLLGPSITMGMASLFTGLLVLQNVMSTDGDIMRAMPTLVMSISMMIGTVLWPILTKKYEKKRRIKLEGIRQEKYSKYLAEMKQVIEDECKHQSEILFENHVTLENCLTRIKRRQRNLWERGIGQNDFLKVRLGIGDLPLNAEIKYPEKRFMLEDDNLQDELYQIVEKPQILKDVPVTVDLTEERISGIIGRREEVKKFVQGLIFQLTSLHSYDELKLVFIYDEHEHDTWNFVKWLPHVWDDGKAIRFVATDANEIKELSAYFEKEVSARQALDEEDLAEIEQHYVVFSMSKSLASKAEMINQILKEKKNIRFSLVTLYDELKNLPKECTNVIELDKSFSKIYDKDDISGKYVGFNADSYLEEDAEELAVKLANIQLNTSQKAYTLPDMLTFLEMFGVGKIEHLNALTKWKENNPVHTIQTQIGVDTQGDPFMIDLHEKYHGPHGLIAGMTGSGKSEFIMTFILSLAVNYHPDEIAFILIDYKGGGMANAFEDLPHLAGTITNLDGAAVNRSLISIQSELKRRQAIFSETSRVVDQSNIDIYKYQKLYREGRVKEPLQHLFIISDEFAELKAQQPEFMEQLVSAARIGRSLGVHLILATQKPSGVVDDQIWSNSKFRISLKVQEKADSMEVIKRPDAAELKQTGRFYLQVGFNELFELGQSAWAGAPYYPSDRVEKHKDDSVVVIDDLGRVIKNARIDKRKSKVKNPPKQIDEITEYLARMAEQENIKVRQLWLEPIPELIYVDKLKKKYDVIQQGFALNPIIGEYDDPANQRQMVMRMPITQDGNAVIYGIAGSGKTTFLTTMLYSLMEEHTPNEVNFYLLDFGSETLAWFREAPHVGDVMLSHESEKIHNLFKMLTGEIERRKKLLSNYGGDFITYNEMSGESLPSIVVAIHNYAAFSEMFEELEEGISFLTREGLKYGIYFIVTAINTGAIRYRLLQNFKQMYVLQLNDQSEYSGVLGNTDGVYPSKSKGRGIFKSDTTYEFQTAHITSDIDNMYSFITDYCIGQRDTWTQPAATRVPILPEKVDLDYLRDEARNMSSNKVPVGIEKNSLKTAYFDFLGNYVNVVTAAQNDQCSDFMQGAAEVFNASEGRELIVIDPNEHIKAGRTQDYKYISEASQLEDIIVYLFNTLVHRNNTTKDAIEAGEQPPVFGNITCIIDSFTDLMMYLSPDGQDKLKVFLEKGNGLNVNLIISDSADKLSSISFEAWFKQHVSLSDFIWSGNGITDQYVMKLGKVTNDMYQEIPPGFGYVVKKGKPTLVKLLSSVESMQEEVAYHG